A stretch of DNA from Azotosporobacter soli:
ATATTGCAGCATCCGGCAGGCCGCCGCATTCACATACAAAATGTCTCCGTCCGCCGCCTCGACGAACACAGCGTCATACACCTCTTCAAACAAAGCATACTCCGCTTGCGCCGCTGCCTGCCTTCTTAGAGCCGCTTTCTTGCGTTGCGTTTCCTGTTCCATCCGGCTTCATCCTCTCGCTGTCAGTCTGCTCTCTTTCGCTCTAATGCACGTGAAATCTTGCCACCTTGCTCTGCAGATTTTCCGCGGTCTGCGCCAGTTCGCGGCTCGCCGCGGCGATTTCTTCCACGGTGGCCGATTGCTCCTGCGCACTCGCGGAGATCGTCTGCGCATGTCCGCTGGTTTCCTGCGCCACGCCGCGTACGCCCTGCACCTGACTCAGCACCATTTCGCCCGACGCGGCAAGCTGCTGCGCCGCCGCGGAAATTTCCTGCACCTGCCGGTTCAGATTCTCCACCATTTCGGTCAGCTTGGCAAATTGCGTGCCGGCTTCCGCCATGACGCCGGTTCCTTTTTCTACTTCGCAGGTTCCCGTTTCCATGGCCTGCACCGCTTGTTCCGTCTCATCCTGGATCTGATGGATGATGCTTTCGATCCGTCCCGCCGCGGTTTGCGACTGTTCGGCTAATTTACGTACTTCTTCAGCTACAACGGCAAATCCTTTTCCTTGTTCGCCGGCCCGCGCCGCTTCGATCGCCGCATTGAGCGCCAGGAGGTTCGTCTGGCCCGCGATGCCAGCGATCACCTGCACAATCTCGCCGATCTGCTGCGACCGCTCGCCCAAATTTTGTACCGCCTGCGCGGTATTTTGCACCGAGAGACGAATATTTTCCATCTGTTGCTGCGCCGTCTGCGCGGTTTGCCGTCCGCCCTGCGCGGCAATCGCCGCCTGGCTGGATTCGGCCGCAAGACCGGTCGCCGCGGTCGCGACATGTTCGACCGCACGTTCCATTTCCCCAACCGTTTGCACGACCTGCTCCACGCCGCTTAGCTGTCGTTCCGCGCCTTCCGCCACATCGGTAACCGCGTGCGCCACTTGCGCCGATGCATCCGCGGTCTGGCGCGAACTGGCGGTCAACTCTTCACTCGACGCGGTCAGAATCTGCGCCGTGTCCTGCACACCGTTAATCAGGGTTCTTAAGTCTTTCGTCATCGTGCAAAACGCATCGATCAAATCCTTCAGTTCGTCATTACCGCGATAAAGCACGCAGACTTCACGCAGATCGCCTTTTGCGACCGCGACCGCGCCGCTCGCGAGTTCCTTCATCGGACGACTGATCGTCCGCGCGAAATAAATGCCGCCCCAAACTGTCAAAAGAGCCGCCCCAGCCACGCCGACCGACAGCCAGAGCATCATCTTCTTTGTGCTCTCTTCCCGTTTTTTCTGCTGCTCTTCCTGCCAGGCCAGCGTGAAGCGGACCGCGTCATTCGTATCCTTTTCCAGTGCGGCGATGGCCGTGCCGGCTTGTTTCACGACGCCGGAAACATCCTGCCCGGCCTGGATGCCGCTGACCGCCTTATCGACAAATCCCCAGTACTGTTGATACCCTTCCTTGAGCTTTTTCTGATATTCCCGGCTTTCCTTCGTCTTGCTGTTTTTCTCCCACTCGCTCAGCAGTTGGTTGACCGTCGTCTTCGAATCCTGAAAATTGTTCACCAGCGCGCCGTCCTTCGTGATGATGAAACCGCGCACCAGCGAAGACTCGCGCTGCAGCTCCTTGTCGAGGCGCAGCAGATTAACCGTCATCGGCACCGTGCGTCCGACCATGTCCTCGATGCCGTCTTCCATCACATTCATCTCATAACACAACAGACCTGCCGCGGTCGAAAAGACCAATACGATGCCGACCACCATCAACACTAACTTTTTTTGAATATCCCATCTCATAGTAAAATCCTCCTACTTTTTGCTCCCACTTTCCCGATAAAAAAACAGACGCCTTTGTCTAAAGACAAAGGCGTCAAACAGTTCCGGTTTTACCGCTGCTTAAATAAACCTTGGTTTTTCTTCTTCAATTCCCAAGAAAAAAGACAAGCTTGCTTCATCCAGCTGGTCCGTCAACGAACTGCCGGGCGATTGGCCATGCTATTATTTTCGTTTTAACCGCAGCGCGTCACAGCATCTTGCCTGACGGCCAGCGTAACGATCCGATTCTCCTTGTAGTCAACTGCAGTAAAGCTTTGCAGTTCCTGCTGCCACTCTTCCTCGCACAATTCCTGCAAGACGTGATGCGCCAACGCCGAAAACAAATCCGGCAACGCATTCCCGAGCGCCTCATGCCGCTCTAAATACTGTGCTGAAAAAGATCCCAGCAGGCCTTCCATCTCCAATACGAGGCACTTCTCCGACAATTGCGTCAGCGCGAGGCGGTTCGGGCCTCGTCCGTATGCATCGCGAATCTTGCGCGAGACGATCTTGCCGAGCCGTTCCTCTTCGCGTGCGGCGACGTCGCCCCTCATCTTGAAGATCGGTTCCTGAAACCCTTTGACCGTGAATGCTTTGATTTCGCCCTCTTTTTCATGCGGTTCAAAAAAATGCCAATAGCGTATCGCGCTGCCGTAATGTTCTGCCAGTTTCGGCAGCAGCTGCAGTCTGACCGAATCTTCGATGACGCTCTTGTATTGTTGGAACAGGCATTGTTTCCCATACTTTTCCTGGGCCGCTTGCTCCCATTCCTGGACCTTGGCCGAAATACGCACGACCTGCACCTGCTTGCGGCAGACAATCTCTTCGATCTTGTACAAATCCGGCAATTTTCTGCTCTGTCTCATGTCGCAAGTCAACCGCTCATAATGAGCAATCAATAACGCTTGGCGATCTTTATGCGGCGATGAACGCGTCATCTTCTTTTACAGCCCTCCCTTTCTTTTTAAAATGACACTATAGATGGCATTGGCAAAAGGTTTATCTTTAAGTTCTCTTTTCTACATAAAACTCCTGCCGTACAGCGTCGATTTTTGTAACTTTTGTATCAACTTGTTCATTTGTCTATTTCCAAGGGATAGTGGGGAAAAAGCTGTCTTTTTTTCCCGCCGTCCACTTCCCTGCTGCACTTTGACGCTAGGGCAGCACCGGATAGGTAAAGAAGAGAAAATGAACCGTATTCACCAACCCGTGCAGCAAAATCGAGGCCTCGATTCGTTTCGTTCTCTGATAAGCATAGCCATAGCACAATCCGGCCAGCGTCGCGATCAATACATAACCTGCGCCTCCGCCATAGTGCGCCGCGCCGAACGCAAGCGAGGCCAGTGCGAGCGCAAGCATTTTCCCACCCCGCCGCTGCGCCAGCGCCGCTTCGGCCCTGCGCTGCAAAAAGCCGCGAAAGAACGCTTCTTCCGCCATACAGACAAAGAAGAGATTGGTCAGCAGCCAAAGCGGCAGGCAATCGGGCCACTTCGGATCGAAACGGATTTTACCGCTCGCCAACGCGAACGCAAGCAAAAGCGCAAGGAGATAACCGCCAAGCGGCCAGATGCGTTTTGCCAGCAGCGCCCACTCTTTTCGCTCTCTAATTCGCGGATGCGCAAAGCCCAAGAGGAGCAGGCCGGGCACCGTCTTGTCAAAATTAAGATAGAGGGAGATCGGCGATGCGTCCGCACTGATCCTAAGATCGGCCGCGACCAGCCAGTTGTGGAAATGCGGCATGCGGTGCGCGCCCAGCGCAAAGCTGCCGAAAACCACGCCCAGCAGCAGCGCGGCCCGACTCCATGTCGCCAGTTCTTCCCGTTCCGACAGATATACCGCCATGGCCAGGCAGATGATGAAAAGAACGGCAGCGCCGTCCAGCTGACCGCTCAACAGTCCCGCCAGACAAGCCAGGGCAAAGGCCACGCTCCACAACGGCACGCGTAAGCGATCCGGCAGCCACAACAAGGCGACCGCAAGGAATAAAAGTCCGTAACAAAGCAGCTTCAACATGATCGTCCTCTACCTCTACCTTTTTCATTTCTTTTCCTGCCATTATATAAGATGTGCGGCGTAAACGCCAGTTGCGCTGCCGCCGCTTTTCAGAAGAGAAAAGCTGTA
This window harbors:
- a CDS encoding methyl-accepting chemotaxis protein encodes the protein MRWDIQKKLVLMVVGIVLVFSTAAGLLCYEMNVMEDGIEDMVGRTVPMTVNLLRLDKELQRESSLVRGFIITKDGALVNNFQDSKTTVNQLLSEWEKNSKTKESREYQKKLKEGYQQYWGFVDKAVSGIQAGQDVSGVVKQAGTAIAALEKDTNDAVRFTLAWQEEQQKKREESTKKMMLWLSVGVAGAALLTVWGGIYFARTISRPMKELASGAVAVAKGDLREVCVLYRGNDELKDLIDAFCTMTKDLRTLINGVQDTAQILTASSEELTASSRQTADASAQVAHAVTDVAEGAERQLSGVEQVVQTVGEMERAVEHVATAATGLAAESSQAAIAAQGGRQTAQTAQQQMENIRLSVQNTAQAVQNLGERSQQIGEIVQVIAGIAGQTNLLALNAAIEAARAGEQGKGFAVVAEEVRKLAEQSQTAAGRIESIIHQIQDETEQAVQAMETGTCEVEKGTGVMAEAGTQFAKLTEMVENLNRQVQEISAAAQQLAASGEMVLSQVQGVRGVAQETSGHAQTISASAQEQSATVEEIAAASRELAQTAENLQSKVARFHVH
- a CDS encoding CPBP family intramembrane glutamic endopeptidase, producing the protein MLKLLCYGLLFLAVALLWLPDRLRVPLWSVAFALACLAGLLSGQLDGAAVLFIICLAMAVYLSEREELATWSRAALLLGVVFGSFALGAHRMPHFHNWLVAADLRISADASPISLYLNFDKTVPGLLLLGFAHPRIRERKEWALLAKRIWPLGGYLLALLLAFALASGKIRFDPKWPDCLPLWLLTNLFFVCMAEEAFFRGFLQRRAEAALAQRRGGKMLALALASLAFGAAHYGGGAGYVLIATLAGLCYGYAYQRTKRIEASILLHGLVNTVHFLFFTYPVLP